A window from Corynebacterium singulare encodes these proteins:
- a CDS encoding IS3 family transposase (programmed frameshift), which yields MPRKYSVEFKEKAVHQIIEMVRLESCSLQRAYTEVGELLGVSHHTLRAWYRDSASVRDDSDASGGETMEEELKRLRRENRELKRANGILKTASGFFRSGTRPTHDQMISYIDAYKDQFGVEAICRVLKQADRGFITARGYRKATTRVPSARALSDSLLIPEIQRVHAENFSVYGIRKMWHAMNREGFHIGRDKTARLMKLAGVSGRRRGRTPVTTISPKTQDHRPDLVQRDFRAQAPGRLWVADITYVRTLSGFAYTAFVVDVFSRKIVGVATRSTMRTGALPMEALEHALTTAGRIHGNQLIHHSDRGSQYVSLKYSTALAESGIRPSVGTVGDSYDNALAETVNGLYKAELIHAQGPWTSVGEVELATLRWVHWWNTKRLHEALDYATPQEVETEYYLTQPINTGP from the exons ATGCCTAGAAAGTATTCCGTTGAGTTCAAGGAGAAGGCGGTCCATCAGATCATCGAAATGGTCCGCCTGGAGTCTTGCTCACTGCAACGCGCCTACACGGAGGTCGGTGAGCTGCTTGGAGTATCTCACCACACGTTGCGGGCTTGGTACCGTGACAGCGCTTCAGTACGTGATGACTCTGACGCTTCAGGCGGCGAAACAATGGAAGAAGAGCTCAAGCGTCTGCGCCGCGAAAACCGTGAGCTGAAGCGAGCAAACGGGATTCTTAAGACTGCTTCGG GCTTTTTTCGCAGCGGAACTCGACCGACCCACGACCAAATGATCTCTTACATCGACGCGTATAAAGATCAGTTTGGGGTCGAGGCCATCTGCCGAGTCCTTAAACAAGCAGATCGTGGATTCATTACTGCCCGCGGCTACCGCAAAGCCACTACACGTGTACCCAGCGCAAGAGCCTTAAGCGATAGCCTGCTTATCCCAGAGATTCAACGCGTGCATGCGGAGAATTTCTCGGTTTACGGTATCCGCAAAATGTGGCACGCGATGAACCGTGAAGGCTTTCATATCGGTCGTGACAAGACTGCACGTCTGATGAAGCTAGCAGGTGTTTCCGGCCGCAGACGTGGGCGAACCCCTGTGACAACGATTAGCCCGAAGACACAGGATCATCGCCCGGACCTTGTACAACGAGACTTTCGTGCACAAGCACCAGGCAGGCTGTGGGTTGCCGACATTACCTACGTTCGCACCCTGTCAGGATTCGCCTACACCGCGTTTGTCGTGGATGTATTCAGCCGAAAAATTGTTGGTGTTGCTACACGCTCGACGATGCGTACCGGTGCGCTGCCCATGGAGGCTTTGGAACATGCGTTAACGACTGCAGGGCGAATTCATGGAAACCAGCTGATTCACCATAGTGATCGGGGCAGCCAGTACGTGTCACTGAAGTATTCCACCGCGCTAGCGGAATCCGGTATCCGGCCGAGTGTCGGAACGGTCGGTGATTCTTATGACAACGCTCTCGCCGAGACAGTCAACGGTCTCTACAAGGCTGAACTCATTCACGCCCAAGGCCCGTGGACATCGGTGGGGGAAGTCGAATTGGCCACCTTGCGGTGGGTGCATTGGTGGAACACCAAGCGACTTCACGAAGCATTGGACTACGCCACCCCACAGGAAGTAGAAACCGAGTATTATCTCACCCAGCCCATCAACACAGGGCCGTAA